Proteins encoded within one genomic window of Brachybacterium avium:
- the idi gene encoding isopentenyl-diphosphate Delta-isomerase has product MTDTRPSQPAVEDHVILMDADGSPRGLAPRSTVHSPHTPLHLAFSCYAVREDGRVLLTRRALTKRTWPGVWTNSFCGHPRQGETSAEAITRHARHELGMAVAAPQEALPDFRYRAVDASGILENEICPVFVTAAESEPEPNPEEVMDLRWVSPAELASLVELSPWILSPWTASQVPQLTGVLEQFPAGTP; this is encoded by the coding sequence CCACGTCATCCTCATGGACGCCGACGGGTCCCCCCGCGGGCTGGCTCCGCGCTCCACCGTCCACTCACCACACACCCCGCTCCACCTGGCCTTCTCCTGCTACGCGGTGCGTGAGGACGGTCGCGTGCTGCTCACCCGACGCGCGCTGACCAAGCGCACCTGGCCCGGGGTGTGGACCAACTCCTTCTGCGGCCACCCCCGGCAGGGCGAGACGTCCGCCGAGGCGATCACCCGCCATGCCCGGCACGAACTGGGGATGGCCGTGGCCGCCCCGCAGGAGGCGCTCCCCGATTTCCGCTACCGCGCCGTGGACGCCTCCGGCATCCTCGAGAACGAGATCTGCCCGGTCTTCGTCACGGCTGCCGAGAGCGAGCCCGAGCCGAACCCCGAGGAGGTCATGGACCTGCGCTGGGTCTCCCCCGCCGAACTGGCCTCGCTCGTGGAGCTCTCACCGTGGATACTCAGCCCATGGACGGCCTCCCAGGTCCCGCAGCTGACCGGAGTCCTCGAGCAGTTCCCGGCGGGGACTCCATGA
- a CDS encoding polyprenyl synthetase family protein — MTAAHLHAVEGEIRRLLTLGAHRPGALPLPDHHDLWEAFSRANDGGKRFRPNLLLSTHRALGGTREPAAVQVAAALELLHTALVVQDDVIDGDQVRRGVPSLSGGIAADARRRGAGPADAQRLGDAAGILAGDLGLIAAMRAIARCEAPSAVTERLLDLFESTLHATAAGELADVRLQLGPAHGSVVLREALAVAELKTALYSFQLPLRAGAILADASPEVLAALDEIGSLLGIGFQLFDDLLGVFGDESRTGKSALGDLREGKRTALIAHASTTDAWSALQPLLGREDLGEADARRARDLLTSGGSRAWVEDLARWHVTSAAEAAARHDLPPDLAVSLDLATAKILRAADLTLPTTVPTDAAPARRRAERRSEQGLPA, encoded by the coding sequence ATGACCGCCGCTCACCTGCATGCCGTCGAGGGCGAGATCCGGCGTCTGCTGACCCTCGGTGCGCACCGACCCGGAGCCCTGCCCCTGCCCGACCATCACGATCTGTGGGAGGCCTTCTCCCGGGCCAACGACGGCGGGAAGCGGTTCCGCCCGAACCTGTTGCTGTCCACCCACCGGGCGCTCGGAGGCACTCGCGAGCCCGCCGCGGTCCAGGTGGCCGCGGCGCTCGAGCTGCTGCACACCGCCCTGGTCGTGCAGGACGACGTGATCGACGGCGACCAGGTCCGACGCGGTGTGCCGAGCCTGTCCGGAGGGATCGCCGCCGACGCCCGACGCCGTGGCGCCGGCCCCGCCGACGCGCAGCGGCTGGGCGACGCGGCCGGCATCCTCGCCGGCGACCTGGGGCTGATCGCGGCGATGCGGGCCATCGCCCGCTGCGAGGCCCCCAGCGCCGTCACCGAGCGTCTGCTGGACCTGTTCGAGAGCACCCTGCACGCCACAGCCGCCGGGGAGCTCGCCGACGTGCGCCTCCAGCTGGGGCCCGCGCACGGCTCCGTGGTGCTGCGGGAGGCGCTCGCCGTCGCCGAGCTGAAGACCGCCCTGTACTCCTTCCAGCTGCCGCTGCGGGCCGGCGCGATCCTGGCCGACGCCTCCCCCGAGGTGCTCGCCGCCCTCGACGAGATCGGCAGCCTGCTCGGCATCGGCTTCCAGCTGTTCGACGATCTGCTCGGCGTGTTCGGCGACGAGAGCCGCACCGGCAAGAGCGCACTCGGCGACCTGCGCGAGGGCAAGCGCACCGCCCTCATCGCCCACGCCTCGACCACCGATGCCTGGTCCGCGCTGCAGCCGCTGCTGGGGCGCGAGGACCTCGGCGAGGCGGACGCCCGCCGGGCGAGGGACCTGCTGACCTCCGGCGGCTCGCGCGCCTGGGTCGAGGACCTCGCCCGCTGGCACGTGACCAGCGCGGCGGAGGCGGCGGCGCGCCACGACCTGCCGCCGGACCTCGCCGTCTCGCTCGACCTCGCGACCGCGAAGATCCTCCGTGCAGCGGACCTCACGCTGCCCACGACCGTTCCCACCGACGCGGCGCCGGCCCGGC